CGACAGATTGAGATCAAAAAAGTGGTGTTACTGTACACCACAGAAACCCAAAAGGGAGCCGAAGACACCCGCGATTGGATTGCCACAGAAGCCGAGTTAAAACAGTTTGAAGTGGAACTGATTCCCACCAGTGCAGCACTGTCGGAAGACCCCACGGATTTACTGGCCGCAGCCCAAGAAGCGCGGCGGGGATTGAAAATTGTCAAAACACAGTTCACGGAGGGCGATTCTCCGAAGGAGAGGCTGCGCCAACGCATCGAATTTAATGCCTCTTCTGGCACACCCGCGATGAAATCTGCCCTCAGTATGTTGCAAGCGGCAGGCTATGCGACTCAGGGGCGAGTGTGGCAAGTGCGAAATCCGAAGAAGTTACGGCCTGGACAAGAGCGGGTATTTGAAACCGATGTGACGGTGTTGCGGCAGGAGTTTGATCGGCAGAAGTTGCGGCAATTGGTGGCGGAATATAACTACAGTGGGGCGCTGGATTTGGTAGCGCAGTGTGATTTAACCATTGACGAGACAGCGATCGCACTCCTCAAAGCGTGCAAAACCTGGAATCAGGGTCAGTTTCAAGCTTTTTACGAACAAGCTGAATTCAAGCTCGATAAATCCCAGAAAAATCAAACAAAAACCTATTGGTGGCAAGCTTATGAGCAGGGTTGTACCGCCGTGGTGCGCCTCAAACAGGGAAACAGCACTGAAGCCATGCTGCATAGTTTTCGAGCGGTGGAAGGGCTGCTATTTGAATGGGTGAAGCAGCATTGTTCTGAGCATATTAAAGACGGTAAGGATGAGTTTGCTTATGATCAGGTTAATATTTCGATCGCTCGACAATTTCCAGATCTGAAAGAACACTTTAAAAGTGGCACAAACCCATGGCAAAACTTAGCCCGCTGGATGAATCTGAAAATTTTAGAATGTGCTGCGCCGGAGGTGTTTGATGATCCTGATTTTCGGGGGTGGTTGAATGCGGATGATCGCCGTAATCAACTGTCCCATTATTTAGGGGGGATTTCTGAAAAAGTCTTGTGTCAGGCGTGGTCGGTGGGGAATGGGGAAGAGTGGGAGGCGCGGCTGTTGCGGTGTTTGAATTTACTGGCAGAGCAGAACTTTGGTACATTTCAGAATGGCGCACTGTTACCCGTCATTCATCACCATCTGGAAAAAGCTCTAGCTCCCTAACTTGCCCCATCCCTACGCTAAATCGAAAGCCTTCACGCGGCTGCTTCTTTTGATCCGGACATTGTTGGACTATCCCGGTGTGGGTCAACCGGAACCGTCACACGATGGGCACGCTAACGCGAATCGCACCCGTCACACTGCGATCGCGCCCCTGCGCGATCGCCTCCGTCAAGTGGCCACCGAACAAGGCTACACCTGGCCGGAACACTATCCATCTGTGGCCACCTTGAATAAGGACTTGGGCTATCTGCGCGAGTGGGGGATTTTGGAGCGGCGGATGTATCGCTGGGGCTATTACCTCGGTACGGGGGTGATGCGTAAACCGGAGTTGAAAGCGGCGCTGGATGCTCTCCACTCCCAAGCCCAAAACCAAGGCGACCCGACGATCCGCCAGATGTATCACACCCTTGCCCAACGCCTGCGGGGGTTTCAGTTTGCGCGGGATCTGCCCCTGTCCTATCCGGTGCGCCAAATTTTTAACCGGGCGATCCATTGGACAGACCCCGCTGAAATGATGGCACGAGGGGCGATGCGTGAGACGCTGTTTCATCAGATTGCTGGACTGGAGGAAGCGATCGCTCACGGTCAAGCGATCGAAATTTCCCAACGAGTGGATCGCTACCAAGGCAATCAAGTGGGGATGATCGCCATCTGGCCGCTACAACTGCTCTACTACGATATCGCTTGGTATTTGGTCTATGAAACCTGTGAGGATGGCTGTTTAAGGATCACCCGCATGGATCGCCTCGGCAACTATTGCCAGGCGCTCACGTTCAACAGTCGAGGCATTGCCGCCCAAGCCCAAAGCCTCGAAGGGGTCTATCAGTTGTTGGCTAATGGGTGGGGGCTGAAGTTGGGAAACCGGGACGAGCAGCGGGCGGAACTGGCGGGGACCTTGGATCTGGAGCGGGCAAGGGTGCGATTTTTTCCGCCGGTGGCGGCGTTCATTGCGGAGGGGGAAACACGCCATCCCCGGCAGGTGATGCGATGGGATGCGCGGCGGCAACATTTGGATTATGAGGTGTCGTTACCGCCTCGCTCGTTGGATGAGTTTGGCATTTGGGTGCAACGTTATGCCAGCCACGCCCAGGTATTAGCGCCGGAGTTATTGGTGGAGCGGCATCGTCAACTGGCCCATGATTTGGCGAAACGTTACGGTCTGCTTTAAAAAATTCTATTTAATTATTTGGCTTTATCCTTAATTTTGCAAGGCTTTAAGGGATTTCAAAAATAGCAGCATTTGATAGTTTCGATCGCGAGAGTCTCGTTATGGTCAAGGAGCAGTTTTTCACGATCGCTAATAATGTGGTTATCTATGCGTGGGGCCGTTGTCCGTAATTGTGTTGT
This DNA window, taken from Spirulina major PCC 6313, encodes the following:
- a CDS encoding helix-turn-helix transcriptional regulator; the protein is MPHPYAKSKAFTRLLLLIRTLLDYPGVGQPEPSHDGHANANRTRHTAIAPLRDRLRQVATEQGYTWPEHYPSVATLNKDLGYLREWGILERRMYRWGYYLGTGVMRKPELKAALDALHSQAQNQGDPTIRQMYHTLAQRLRGFQFARDLPLSYPVRQIFNRAIHWTDPAEMMARGAMRETLFHQIAGLEEAIAHGQAIEISQRVDRYQGNQVGMIAIWPLQLLYYDIAWYLVYETCEDGCLRITRMDRLGNYCQALTFNSRGIAAQAQSLEGVYQLLANGWGLKLGNRDEQRAELAGTLDLERARVRFFPPVAAFIAEGETRHPRQVMRWDARRQHLDYEVSLPPRSLDEFGIWVQRYASHAQVLAPELLVERHRQLAHDLAKRYGLL